Genomic window (Flavobacterium oreochromis):
AGAAATTTCGGAATTGTTAGTAGCGATTCTGCCATGATGTTCCTCTATTAATTTTCCATCCGTTGTAGAAATTATAAAAGGAGATTTTTGTATAAAATAATTCTTCTCTTTCATCTTTTTTTATTTTTTAAAAACAAAATAAATCGCTAAAACTAAAAAACACATTCCAATTAAATGATTCAGTCTCAAACTTTCATTTTTAAAAAATAAAAGAGAAAAAACAACAAAAATAATTAATGTTATCACTTCCTGAATTATTTTTAATTGAAGTAAACTAAAAGGACCACCATTGCCCTGAAAACCAATTCGGTTAGCAGGAACTTGAAAAAAATATTCAAATAAAGCCATTCCCCAACTTATAAAAACAATGCTGATTAAACCAGCATTTTCAAACCATTTTAATTCTTTAAACTTTAAATGTCCATACCAAGCTAATGTCATAAAGACATTAGATAATATTAATAATCCTATTGTGATGTATCCTTTCATATATAACTAAGTAATTAGGATCTCAATTTTTAAATTTTTGTGCTTATTGCTGAAAATAAAAAAGAGATCCTAAAAATATTATTTCTTCATAACTTTCATTAAAACATTAAATGCTCCACGAATAAAAGTAGCACTTGTAACGACTTTTAAGACTGATTTAGCAATTGTTTCTCCCATTGAACTTTCTTGGTTTTTTTTTACTAGTCTGATTGGTTGCATTGGCTTCATTTGAAATAGCTTCTAGTTTTTTAGTTAAAATTTCATAAGCACTTTCTCTGTCAACTGTTTCAGCATATTTTGAAACTAATTTTGAATTAGAGTTAATTTCTTTTATCTCTCTATCTGTTAGTATATCCATTCGGCTTTCAGGAGCACGTAACATACATGCTACCAAGGGAGTTGGGATCCCTTTTTCATTTAAAGCCGTTATTAATGCTTCACCTATTCCTAATGAGGTTAGGATTTCATCTGTTTTGTAATATTCAGATTCGGGATAATTTTCAGCTGTTTGTTTTATAGCTTGGCGGTCATTAGCAGTAAAAGCCCTAAGTGCATGTTGAATTTTTAATCCTAATTGTGCTAATACACCTTTGGGAATATCAGTAGGATTTTGTGTAATAAAATAAACACCAATACCCTTGGAACGAATTAGTTTAATAATTGTTTCGATCTGATCTAGCAATGCTTTACTTGCTTCATTAAATATGAGATGTGCTTCATCTATAAAAACAACTAGTTCAGGTTGTTCAAGATCTCCTTTTTCAGGCATATTATTGTAAATCTCAGCTAAAAGATTCATCATGAAGGTTGAAAAAAGTTTTGGTTTATCCTGAATATCATTTAAACGGATAATGTTAATATAACCATGTCCTTCTTCATTAACGCGCATTAAATCCTCAATCTCAAAAGATTTTTCACCAAAAAAAATATCTGCTCCCTGTTGTTCTAATTCTATTATTTTGCGAAGGATAGTGCCTGTAGTAGCAGTAGATATTTTTCCATATTCTTTTGCTATTTCATCCTTTCCCTCTTCTGTGATAAAATTCATTGCCTTCTTTATGTCCTTTAAATCTAATAAAGGCATTTTATGATCATCACAGTACTTAAATATGACAGATACAACCCCTGCTTGAGTTTCATTTAAATCCAGAATTCGAGAAAATAAAACAGGACCAAACTCCGAAACAGTTGCTCGTAATCGGACACCTTCTTGGTTAGATAAAGTTAATAATTCTACAGGAAAAGCTTTCGGCTCAAAAGGTATATCAATTTTTTCGTGTCGTTCTTTAATGAAATCTTTTAATTCCCCCTCTTTTGCAATTCCAGAAAAATCACCTTTTATATCCATCATTAAAACAGGAATTCCGTTTTGTGATAGTTGTTCTGATAATAATTGTATAGTTTTTGTCTTTCCAGTACCTGTAGCTCCTGCAATTAAACCATGTCTATTCAATGTTTTTAGGGGGATCTTAACAGGAATAGCATAAGCTTCCTTTTCAAAAATAGATCCTCCAAGAATAATATGATTCCCTTTACATTGGTAACCATTTGTGATATCTTCTTTAAAATTTTCCAAAATATTCATAACAGACTTCTTAATAGACTGCAAGTTATTCTTTTTTGTTTCAAAAGGGAATATAAAGAGTCTATTTAAACCATTTTTTCTCTTTGTTTGGTGATAATTATGTCTTTTTTTTTGATTTTTTAATGAAAACTTTTATTTTTAGAAATTCTTTAAAAAATGGATTATTTTCCTGATTATTATTAAAAAAATAGTTTTAAAAGACTTGTTTGGTGAGAAAATCTTATTTTTTTTTGATTTTGTTTGATAGAATAAAAATTAATAAAACTCAGGAAAAGTAAAAAAAGTTTTTTTATATCAGCTAAAAAATTAAATTTGCCAGCATTATTACTCAAAAATAATACGAGATTTAATTAATCAATTAGAAAATTTAAATTTTAAAAAAATGGCAAACAACGTTAATGTAAAAAAAGAAGAGAAGTCTAAAGGTGGTGCTTCATACTCAGGAATCATTATTCTTGCATGTATTGCAGTAGGTATTTTTGTGTGGAAATTCATAATGGGAGCTTCTGGAAACTTTGAAGGAGGTAATTCAGAAACAGGTCACCCTCACAACTTTTTAGGAACAGTTTATAAAGGAGGATTTATCGTACCAGTATTATTAGGTATGTTATTAATGGTAGTTGTTTTCTCTTTTGAGCGTTTAATGGTTATCTCTAAAGCTGCAGGTAAAGGTAATTTAGATGCTTTTATGAAAGCTGTACAAGCTAATGTTAACCAAGGAGACATTAACGGAGCCATTGAAGCTTGTGACAAACAACAAGGTTCAGTTGCTAATGCAATCAAAGCAGGTTTAGTAAAATACAATCAAGTAAAAGCTGAAGGTTTTACTTCAGAAGAAGCTACTGAAACAATTCATAAAGAAATTGAAGAAGTTACAGCTTTAGAAATGCCAATGTTAGAAAAGAACATGACAATTATATCTACTATGGTTGCTTTAGGTACTTTAGGCGGTTTATTAGGAACTGTATCTGGTATGATCAAGGCCTTCAGTGCATTAGCTACTTCAGGAACTCCTGACCAAGCAGCATTAGCAGTAGGTATCTCTGAGGCTCTTATTAATACAGCTACTGGTATCTCTACTTCTGCTTTAGCAATCGTAACTTATAACTATTTTACTTCTAAAATTGATACATTAACATATTCAATTGATGAAGCTGCTAACACTATCGTTAACACTTACAGAAGATTTAAAGGTTCTTTAAAATAATTTAAAGACATAATTTTTTAAAGAATAAAATAATTATGGCAAAAGGAAAATCACGTAAATCAGCAGGAGCAATCGACATGACAGCAATGTGTGACGTAGCCTTCCTATTGCTTACGTTCTTTATACTTACTGCTACAGCTAAACAACCAGAACCTTTGCAGGTAGATACACCTAATTCAACGGTGCAAACTAAATTACCTGAAACTGGTTTAGTAACCTTAACAGTAGGTAAAGGTAAAGTGTTCATTGGAATGAAAGACCGTGAAATTCGTTTAAGATCATTAGAATTAATGGGGCAAGAATACGGAATCAACTTTACCGATGCAGAAAAACAACGTTTTTCTTTAATTGATGGATTTGGAGTACCAATGGGGAACTTAAAACAAATCATTGCAATGTCAAGCTCTGACAGAAACAAAGATGGTTTACAACCAGGAATTCCAATGGACTCTATTGATGAAAAGAAAGATGAGTTAGCTAGATGGATATTTAATGCTCGTTCAGCTAGTGCTGAGTTGAGAAATGAGGACTTGAAATTTGCTATCAAAGGAGATGCTAAATTAGAGTACCCAGCTATCAAAAGAGTAATGGATGTATTACAGAAACAAGATGTAAATAGTTTTAATCTTGTAACTGGTTTACGTAGTAGTGATTTCTAATTATATAATATAAGAAAAAGAAATGGCAGAATTAAACGACTCCGGCGATGGAGGTGGCAAAAAGGAAGTGGTAAGGTAAGAAGTAAAAAATCCAATGCAAAAGTGGATTTGACTGCAATGGTAGATTTAGCTTTCTTATTGATTACTTTCTTCATGTTGACTACGTCATTGTCTAAGCCTCAGTCTATGAACTTAGGTATGCCGGATAAAAACGATAAACCTGAAGAAAAGAAGGATAATATTGAAGTAGCAGATGACCGTACTATGACTGTTTTATTAGGTGAAAATAATAAAATTAAATGGTATTATGGTCGAGTAGATGCTCCTTTTGAAGGACCTAAAGAGGCTACGTACGGTAAAGCAGGAATTCGTCAAGAAATTGCTAAAAAAGTACAGTCAGTTCCAGCTAAATATAATGATCCTCAAAAAGGTTTAATTGTAATCATAAAAATGGATAAAAAAGCTAACTATAGAAATATGGTTGATATCCTAGATGAAATGGCAATTTGTAAAGTCCCAACTTATGCTGTAGTTGATATAACAGCACAAGAAAAGGCAATATTAAAAAAGTAATTAACTAAGTTCTAATAATTGAAGATATGAAATTAGATTTGTATAAATCGCAATGGTTAGAGTTAGTTTTTGAAGGGCGTAACAAAAAGTATGGTGCTTATGAGTTGCGTAAAGAAAATTCTAAAACGTCAATCAGAGCATTAATAATCGGAGGTTCATTCTTTGCGTTAGCAGTAGCTTCTCCGTTGCTTATAAGCATGATCCCAAAAGGAGGAGATGACGCTACCATAGATGAAAAAGTAGTATTGGTGGATATGACTAAGCCAAAAGAAAATACGCCGCCGCCGCCGCCACCTGAAAAAAAGCCAGAACCACCAAAACCAAAAGTAGACGAAGTAAAATTCGTAGAACCTAAAGTTGTGGAAGCTAAAAAGGTGACAGAAGAAATTAAAACTATTGAAGAGTTAAAAGATAAGAACATTGCTGAAAAAGACCAAAAAGGAGACAAAGATGCACAGGTTCAAATCGATGCTCCAACAGGTAACAATGATGAAGTGGTAAAAGTGGTTGAAGAAGACAACCAAGTTTATAGCTCTGCAGGTATCGAAGTACAACCTGAATTTCCAGGTGGTAATGATGGTTTTATGAAATACGTACAACGAAATTACCGCACTCCAGAAGTTGATACGGACTTAAAAGGTAGAGTTTTTGTTGAATTCGTAGTAGAAAAAGACGGAACTCTAACAGATATTAAAGTAGTAAGAGACTTAGGATACGGAACAGGAGCTGAGGCTATTCGTATGTTGAAAAGTGCTCCTAAATGGAGACCTGGTGAGCAAAACGGTAAAAAAATCCGTGTAAGATATAGTTTGCCAATCTTACTAGATATTAGAGCTGAATAGATGAATGTAAAATATTCAAATAAGCAAGGGAAGAAATCGCTCCAAGAGCGATTTCTTCTTGTTTTAGGTATTTTCTTCTTTTTTATTTATTTAGTTATGGGATTAATGGTTTTGTTTTGGGATCGATTAATAGAACGACTTCCATTAACAACAGGTTATCGAGTAACTTTAGGTATAGCAATTATTATTTACGCTTTTTTTCGTTTTATACGTTATTTCAAAAAGTAAAATTTATATAATTTTAAAT
Coding sequences:
- a CDS encoding DMT family protein, whose amino-acid sequence is MKGYITIGLLILSNVFMTLAWYGHLKFKELKWFENAGLISIVFISWGMALFEYFFQVPANRIGFQGNGGPFSLLQLKIIQEVITLIIFVVFSLLFFKNESLRLNHLIGMCFLVLAIYFVFKK
- a CDS encoding helicase HerA-like domain-containing protein, whose product is MNILENFKEDITNGYQCKGNHIILGGSIFEKEAYAIPVKIPLKTLNRHGLIAGATGTGKTKTIQLLSEQLSQNGIPVLMMDIKGDFSGIAKEGELKDFIKERHEKIDIPFEPKAFPVELLTLSNQEGVRLRATVSEFGPVLFSRILDLNETQAGVVSVIFKYCDDHKMPLLDLKDIKKAMNFITEEGKDEIAKEYGKISTATTGTILRKIIELEQQGADIFFGEKSFEIEDLMRVNEEGHGYINIIRLNDIQDKPKLFSTFMMNLLAEIYNNMPEKGDLEQPELVVFIDEAHLIFNEASKALLDQIETIIKLIRSKGIGVYFITQNPTDIPKGVLAQLGLKIQHALRAFTANDRQAIKQTAENYPESEYYKTDEILTSLGIGEALITALNEKGIPTPLVACMLRAPESRMDILTDREIKEINSNSKLVSKYAETVDRESAYEILTKKLEAISNEANATNQTSKKKPRKFNGRNNC
- a CDS encoding MotA/TolQ/ExbB proton channel family protein — its product is MANNVNVKKEEKSKGGASYSGIIILACIAVGIFVWKFIMGASGNFEGGNSETGHPHNFLGTVYKGGFIVPVLLGMLLMVVVFSFERLMVISKAAGKGNLDAFMKAVQANVNQGDINGAIEACDKQQGSVANAIKAGLVKYNQVKAEGFTSEEATETIHKEIEEVTALEMPMLEKNMTIISTMVALGTLGGLLGTVSGMIKAFSALATSGTPDQAALAVGISEALINTATGISTSALAIVTYNYFTSKIDTLTYSIDEAANTIVNTYRRFKGSLK
- a CDS encoding ExbD/TolR family protein; amino-acid sequence: MAKGKSRKSAGAIDMTAMCDVAFLLLTFFILTATAKQPEPLQVDTPNSTVQTKLPETGLVTLTVGKGKVFIGMKDREIRLRSLELMGQEYGINFTDAEKQRFSLIDGFGVPMGNLKQIIAMSSSDRNKDGLQPGIPMDSIDEKKDELARWIFNARSASAELRNEDLKFAIKGDAKLEYPAIKRVMDVLQKQDVNSFNLVTGLRSSDF
- a CDS encoding energy transducer TonB, with amino-acid sequence MKLDLYKSQWLELVFEGRNKKYGAYELRKENSKTSIRALIIGGSFFALAVASPLLISMIPKGGDDATIDEKVVLVDMTKPKENTPPPPPPEKKPEPPKPKVDEVKFVEPKVVEAKKVTEEIKTIEELKDKNIAEKDQKGDKDAQVQIDAPTGNNDEVVKVVEEDNQVYSSAGIEVQPEFPGGNDGFMKYVQRNYRTPEVDTDLKGRVFVEFVVEKDGTLTDIKVVRDLGYGTGAEAIRMLKSAPKWRPGEQNGKKIRVRYSLPILLDIRAE